DNA sequence from the Thauera sedimentorum genome:
GAGCTCTACCTGAAGATGAACCAGGTCGCGCCGCTGCTGAAGAAGCAGGAGGGCGAGGGCGACAACGTCACCGAGCCGGGCGACTACACGGTGGATCTCAAGTCCAACCAGGTGCTGCTCACCGAACAGGGTCACGAGACCGCCGAGCAGCTGCTGGTGCGCATGGGCCTGCTCAACGAGGGTGCCGGCCTGTACGAGCCGGGCAACATCCTGCTGGTGCACCATCTGTACGCCGCGCTGCGCGCCCACGCGCTGTATCACAAGGATCAGCACTACGTGGTGCAGAACGGCGAGGTGGTCATCGTCGACGAGTTCACCGGCCGCCTGATGGCCGGCCGGCGCTGGTCCGACGGCCTGCACCAGGCGGTGGAGGCCAAGGAAGGCGTGAAGATCCAGGCCGAGAACCAGACCCTGGCCTCGATCACCTTCCAGAACTACTTCCGCATGTACGGCAAGCTCGCCGGCATGACCGGCACCGCCGACACCGAGGCCTTCGAGTTCCACTCCATCTACAGCCTGGAGACCGTGGTCATTCCGACCAACCGGCCGATGATCCGTCGCGACGAGAACGACAAGGTCTATCGCACCGCCGGCGAGAAGTGGAAGGCGGTGATCGACGACATCCGCGACTGCGTGCAACGCGGCCAGCCGGTGCTGGTCGGTACCACCTCGATCGAGACCAACGAGTTCCTCTCCGCGCTGCTGAAGAAGGAGAAGATCGACCACCAGGTGCTCAACGCCAAGCAGCACGACAGCGAAGCGCAGATCGTCGCCGAGGCGGGGCGCCCGGGCGTGGTCACCATCGCCACCAACATGGCCGGCCGCGGTACCGACATCGTGCTCGGCGGCAACATCGACAAGCGCATCGGCGCAGTGCGCGCCGACGAGACCCTGTCGCCCGAACAGAAGGACGCGAAGATCGCCGAAATGCGCAGTGAATGGCAGACGGTGCACCAGCAGGTGGTGGCGGCCGGCGGCCTGCACATCATCGGCACCGAGCGCCACGAATCGCGCCGTATCGACAACCAGTTGCGCGGCCGTTCCGGCCGCCAGGGCGACCCGGGCTCCAGCCGCTTCTACCTGTCGCTGGAAGATCCGCTGATGAAGATCTTCGCCGGCGACCGCCTCAACGCCATCATGGTCCGCCTGAAGATGCCGGAAGGCGAGGCCATCGAGCATGCCATGGTGACCCGCTCGCTGGAGTCGGCGCAGCGCAAGGTCGAGCAGCGCAACTTCGACATCCGCAAGCAGCTGCTCGAATACGACGACGTCGCCAACGACCAGCGCAAGGTGATCTACCAGCAGCGCAACGAGTTGCTGGAAACCGAAGACATCTCCGACACCGTCAAGGCGATGCGCCAGGGCGTGCTGCTGGAAACCTTCCGCATCTACGTGCCCGAAGACAGCGTGGAGGACCAGTGGGAGGTCGCCGGCCTCGAACAGGCCCTGGCGGCCGACTTCCTGCTCAAGTTGCCGGTGGGCGAATGGCTGAAGGCCGAGCCCGAACTGGACGACGAGGCCATCCTCAAGCGCATCCTCGATGCGGCCGAGGAAGCCTATGCCGCCAAGGTGGCGATGGTCGATCCGGCTGCCTGGCACCAGTTCGAGCGCAATGTGATGCTGCAGAGCCTGGACAACCACTGGCGCGAGCACCTTGCCGCGCTCGACCATCTGCGCCAGGGCATCCACCTGCGCGGCTATGCGCAGAAGAACCCCAAGCAGGAGTACAAGCGCGAAGCCTTCGAACTGTTCGAGAACCTGCTCGACACCGTGCGCGGCGAAGTCACCAAGCTGCTGCTGACCGTTCAGGTGCGCACCGAATCCCAGCTCGAGCAGGCCGAGGCGCCGCCCGAGGTGGAGAACGTGCAGTACCACCACGCCGACTACGACGAAGCGCTGGGCGGGGCCGCCGAAGGCGAGGGCGCGCGCCAGCCGGCGATGGCCGGGCCCAAGGTGGGGCGCAACGACCCCTGCCCCTGCGGTTCGGGCAAGAAATACAAGCATTGCCACGGCAAGCTGAGCTGAGCGACCCGCTCCGCCTGTCGAACAGGAGTCCATCATGGCCGTCAATCTCTCCACCCCGAATCCCGCCGACCTGCGCCCGGTTGCCGGCGTACGCCTCGGCGTTGCCGAAGCAGGCATCCGCAAGGCCAATCGTCGCGACCTGACCTTGATCGAACTCGCCCCCGGCAGCCGCGTGGCCGGCGTGTTCACCCGCAACCGCTTTTGCGCCGCGCCGGTACAGCTGTGCCGCGAGCATCTCGCCGAGGGCGACATCCGCGCGCTGGTGATCAACACCGGGGTGGCCAATGCCGGCACCGGCGAGCAGGGCCTGGTCAATGCGCTGGAAACCTGCGCCGCAGTCGGCCGGGTGCTCGGCGTGGGCGCGCAGCAGGTGTTGCCCTTCTCCACCGGGGTGATCCTCGAGCCGCTGCCGGTCGACCGCCTGATCGCCGGCCTGCCGGCCGCGCAGGCCAATCTGCGCGTCGATGGCTGGTTCGACACCGCGCACGCGATCATGACGACCGACACGCTGGCCAAGGCGGTGTCGCGCACCGTCGAGGTGGGCGGCAAGACGGTCACCATCACCGGCATGAGCAAGGGCGCCGGCATGATCAAGCCCAACATGGCCACCATGCTGGGTTTCCTGGCCTGCGACGCCGCGGTGTCGCAGGACCTGCTCAACGCGCTGGTGCGCGAAGCGGCCGA
Encoded proteins:
- the secA gene encoding preprotein translocase subunit SecA — translated: MISGLLKKIFGSRNDRLIRQYQQTVARINAMEPEIAALSDEALRGKTDEFRQRLAGGEALDNLLPEAFAVVREAGKRVLGMRHFDVQLVGGMVLHNGKIAEMRTGEGKTLVATLPAYLNALTGKGVHIITVNDYLASRDAEQMGRIFAFLGMSTGCNLSRMPHADKQGAYQADITYGTNNEFGFDYLRDNMVYAQGERVQRELAFAIVDEVDSILIDEARTPLIISGQAEDHTELYLKMNQVAPLLKKQEGEGDNVTEPGDYTVDLKSNQVLLTEQGHETAEQLLVRMGLLNEGAGLYEPGNILLVHHLYAALRAHALYHKDQHYVVQNGEVVIVDEFTGRLMAGRRWSDGLHQAVEAKEGVKIQAENQTLASITFQNYFRMYGKLAGMTGTADTEAFEFHSIYSLETVVIPTNRPMIRRDENDKVYRTAGEKWKAVIDDIRDCVQRGQPVLVGTTSIETNEFLSALLKKEKIDHQVLNAKQHDSEAQIVAEAGRPGVVTIATNMAGRGTDIVLGGNIDKRIGAVRADETLSPEQKDAKIAEMRSEWQTVHQQVVAAGGLHIIGTERHESRRIDNQLRGRSGRQGDPGSSRFYLSLEDPLMKIFAGDRLNAIMVRLKMPEGEAIEHAMVTRSLESAQRKVEQRNFDIRKQLLEYDDVANDQRKVIYQQRNELLETEDISDTVKAMRQGVLLETFRIYVPEDSVEDQWEVAGLEQALAADFLLKLPVGEWLKAEPELDDEAILKRILDAAEEAYAAKVAMVDPAAWHQFERNVMLQSLDNHWREHLAALDHLRQGIHLRGYAQKNPKQEYKREAFELFENLLDTVRGEVTKLLLTVQVRTESQLEQAEAPPEVENVQYHHADYDEALGGAAEGEGARQPAMAGPKVGRNDPCPCGSGKKYKHCHGKLS
- the argJ gene encoding bifunctional glutamate N-acetyltransferase/amino-acid acetyltransferase ArgJ; amino-acid sequence: MAVNLSTPNPADLRPVAGVRLGVAEAGIRKANRRDLTLIELAPGSRVAGVFTRNRFCAAPVQLCREHLAEGDIRALVINTGVANAGTGEQGLVNALETCAAVGRVLGVGAQQVLPFSTGVILEPLPVDRLIAGLPAAQANLRVDGWFDTAHAIMTTDTLAKAVSRTVEVGGKTVTITGMSKGAGMIKPNMATMLGFLACDAAVSQDLLNALVREAADLSFNSITVDGDTSTNDSFILIATGQAGNAEITEPAGADWAALREAVIDVAVRLAQAIVRDGEGATKFMSIVVEGGADREECRKVAYAVAHSPLVKTAFFASDPNLGRILAAIGYAGIDDLDVSRLKVWLGNPDESVLVAEHGGRAASYVEEAGARIMAHAELTVRIDLARGRAAATVWTCDFSYDYVKINADYRS